The following proteins are co-located in the Candidatus Accumulibacter cognatus genome:
- a CDS encoding restriction endonuclease subunit S yields MSKPIMRPLADLCSRAVTLVDPKRNPDREFWYVDISAVDNVGKRIVSPQRVKGNNASVRARQLIQANDVLVATTRPNLNAVALVPEQYDGQICSTGFCVLRAGEELEPEYLFQVVQSRAFINPLVDLTKGALYPAVTDKQVFSQLVPWVPRQEQRQIAARLKAQLAEVEIARQAAAAQLAEIECLPSRLLAQAFNNGEATP; encoded by the coding sequence ATGAGTAAACCGATCATGCGGCCACTCGCTGATTTATGCAGCCGAGCCGTTACGCTGGTTGATCCGAAGCGAAATCCAGATCGTGAGTTCTGGTATGTCGATATTTCGGCTGTCGACAATGTCGGCAAGCGGATTGTTTCGCCACAGCGGGTCAAAGGCAATAACGCTTCCGTGCGAGCACGGCAGTTGATTCAGGCCAATGATGTTCTCGTTGCAACGACGCGCCCCAATTTGAACGCTGTTGCCTTGGTGCCGGAGCAATACGACGGCCAAATTTGCAGCACGGGTTTTTGCGTGCTCCGTGCAGGAGAAGAGCTGGAGCCGGAGTATTTGTTTCAAGTAGTTCAATCTCGGGCATTCATTAACCCCCTGGTTGATTTGACCAAAGGTGCGTTGTATCCGGCTGTCACAGACAAACAGGTATTCAGCCAGCTTGTGCCGTGGGTTCCTCGTCAAGAACAACGCCAAATCGCCGCCCGCCTGAAAGCCCAACTGGCCGAAGTGGAAATCGCGCGGCAAGCCGCCGCCGCGCAACTGGCTGAGATAGAATGCCTGCCGTCGCGTCTCCTCGCCCAGGCCTTCAACAACGGAGAGGCAACACCATGA
- a CDS encoding DUF1016 domain-containing protein, protein MTTDPQTVDSTDFATIAQLIASARQRAVQAVNTTLIELYWQIGEHISRKIAASEWGDGVVDQLARYLAQTQPGLRGFTRANLFRMRQFYEAYPDPEIVSALLRQLPWTHHLIILSQSRRPEEREFYLRTAVQEKWSSRQLERQFKTALFERAVLAPAKVSSLTRQIHPDAASVFKDSYLLEFLDLPQGHAEADLHRGLLSRLKDFLIELGRDFCFVGSEYPVQVGGRDFALDLLFFHRGLNSLVAIELKVGRFEPEYLGKLNFYLEALDRDVKKPHENPAIGVLLCASKDDEVVEYALSRSTSPALIAEYQTQLPDKALLRAKLHEFYLQNTPTLTGDSD, encoded by the coding sequence ATGACTACCGATCCCCAAACGGTCGATTCGACCGACTTCGCCACTATCGCGCAACTGATCGCCAGCGCCCGGCAACGCGCCGTGCAGGCGGTCAATACCACGCTAATCGAGTTGTATTGGCAGATCGGCGAGCACATCAGCCGCAAGATCGCCGCTTCGGAATGGGGTGACGGCGTGGTGGATCAACTGGCCCGCTATCTGGCCCAAACGCAACCTGGTCTGCGCGGCTTTACTCGCGCCAACCTGTTCCGGATGCGGCAGTTTTACGAGGCCTATCCCGACCCTGAAATTGTCTCGGCACTGCTGAGACAATTGCCCTGGACGCATCACCTCATCATCCTGAGCCAGAGCAGGCGCCCTGAAGAACGTGAGTTTTATCTACGCACTGCGGTGCAGGAGAAGTGGAGCAGCCGCCAACTGGAGCGGCAGTTCAAGACGGCGCTGTTCGAGCGTGCGGTGCTGGCGCCGGCGAAAGTCTCATCACTGACGCGACAAATCCACCCAGATGCCGCCAGCGTCTTCAAAGACAGCTATCTGCTTGAGTTCCTGGACCTTCCCCAAGGTCATGCCGAAGCCGATCTGCATCGCGGCCTGCTCTCGCGGCTCAAGGACTTTTTAATCGAGCTGGGGCGTGATTTCTGCTTTGTCGGGAGCGAGTATCCGGTACAGGTCGGTGGGCGCGACTTCGCGCTGGACTTGCTGTTTTTCCATCGCGGCTTGAACAGCCTGGTGGCCATCGAGCTGAAAGTCGGACGCTTCGAACCGGAATATCTGGGCAAGCTGAACTTCTATCTGGAAGCCCTGGATCGGGATGTGAAGAAGCCGCACGAGAACCCCGCCATCGGCGTGCTGTTGTGCGCAAGCAAGGATGACGAGGTGGTCGAGTACGCCCTGAGCCGGAGCACTTCGCCCGCGCTGATCGCCGAATACCAGACCCAACTGCCCGACAAAGCCTTGTTGCGGGCAAAGCTGCATGAGTTTTATCTACAAAACACACCAACATTGACCGGGGACAGTGACTGA
- a CDS encoding N-6 DNA methylase codes for MARLQTSEKPPKAIASSQSLSAFVKSICDVMRRSNCASALQYVPELTWILFLRILDAQEAREAEQAAVLGAEFSPALQAPYRWQDWAAPWSDRADHPQTSDGKAQGWKRQELFAAGDGRLFDFINKTLLPHLHALDVDPRTNLPNPVATPKQRIIGRIMTAVERVRVDDEANLRDILDRVHEISIDHIDDTHFFTLSQVYEDLLLKMGEKNSDGGQFFTPREVIRAMVHTVNPSLGRTVYDPCCGTGGFLAVAYEHMVRKLGNAAASTDIERLKHDTFFGREKENLVFPIALANLVLHGIDQPNLWHGNSLTRRATYAALFQHAPAQFDVILTNPPFGGKEGKDAQKNFAFETGATQVLFVQDILAELAPGGTCAIVLDEGLLFRTNESAFVETKRKLTDECALWAIVSLPGGVFSTAGAGVKTNLLFFTKGKKTERIWYYDLSWVKVGKKTPLTLAHFGFGKDGEALGDDALPAILTADLQADSQADAENSGKPFPSYARQLAQRDTPSGDSRYSWTVDFAARRAQAREAMQPLLDRAADIKEAVIDRKEDLKRLKKGKADEKKIETLEADIREQEKAARDLEAESAAIDAAVFDLKAVNPNAVTVADERTPGEIIESIAAQGRIVTDALARLNTLMTVSQIPE; via the coding sequence ATGGCCCGCCTGCAGACATCCGAAAAACCACCCAAGGCCATCGCGTCCTCGCAATCGCTCTCGGCCTTCGTCAAGAGCATCTGCGACGTGATGCGCCGCTCCAACTGCGCCAGCGCCTTGCAGTACGTGCCGGAACTGACGTGGATTCTGTTCCTGCGCATCCTCGACGCGCAGGAAGCGCGCGAGGCGGAGCAGGCCGCGGTGCTGGGCGCGGAGTTCTCGCCCGCGCTGCAAGCGCCCTACCGCTGGCAGGACTGGGCCGCTCCATGGTCGGACCGGGCCGATCATCCGCAAACCTCGGACGGCAAAGCGCAGGGCTGGAAGCGCCAGGAGCTCTTTGCCGCCGGTGACGGTCGGCTGTTCGACTTCATCAACAAGACATTGCTGCCGCACTTGCACGCGCTGGATGTGGACCCGCGCACGAATCTGCCGAATCCAGTGGCGACACCGAAGCAGCGCATCATCGGCCGCATCATGACGGCGGTGGAGCGCGTGCGCGTGGACGACGAGGCCAACCTGCGCGACATCCTCGACCGCGTGCATGAGATCAGCATCGATCACATCGACGACACGCATTTTTTCACGCTGTCGCAGGTGTATGAAGACCTGCTGCTGAAGATGGGCGAAAAGAACTCCGACGGCGGCCAGTTCTTCACCCCGCGCGAAGTGATCCGCGCCATGGTGCATACCGTGAACCCGTCGCTGGGCAGGACGGTTTATGACCCGTGCTGCGGCACCGGCGGCTTTCTCGCCGTGGCCTACGAGCACATGGTGCGCAAGCTGGGCAATGCGGCGGCCAGCACGGACATTGAAAGGCTCAAACACGACACCTTCTTCGGGCGCGAGAAGGAGAACCTTGTGTTCCCCATTGCGCTGGCCAATCTGGTGCTGCATGGCATCGACCAGCCGAACCTGTGGCACGGTAATTCGCTGACGCGCCGGGCCACCTACGCCGCGTTGTTCCAGCACGCGCCCGCCCAGTTCGACGTGATCCTGACCAATCCGCCCTTCGGCGGCAAGGAGGGCAAGGACGCGCAGAAGAATTTCGCCTTCGAGACCGGCGCCACGCAGGTGCTGTTCGTTCAGGACATTCTGGCTGAACTCGCGCCGGGCGGCACCTGCGCCATCGTGCTCGATGAGGGCTTGCTGTTCCGCACCAACGAAAGCGCCTTCGTCGAGACCAAGCGCAAGCTCACCGACGAATGCGCGCTGTGGGCCATCGTCAGCCTGCCCGGTGGTGTGTTCTCCACGGCGGGCGCGGGCGTGAAGACCAATCTGCTGTTCTTCACCAAGGGCAAAAAGACCGAACGGATCTGGTATTACGATCTGTCGTGGGTCAAGGTGGGCAAGAAAACGCCGCTGACGCTGGCGCACTTCGGCTTCGGCAAGGACGGCGAGGCGCTCGGCGATGACGCCTTGCCCGCCATCCTCACCGCCGATTTGCAGGCTGATTCGCAAGCCGACGCGGAGAACTCTGGCAAGCCTTTTCCCAGCTATGCCCGGCAACTGGCCCAACGCGACACGCCCAGCGGCGACAGCCGCTATTCGTGGACGGTGGACTTCGCCGCCCGCCGCGCCCAGGCACGCGAGGCCATGCAGCCGCTGCTGGACAGGGCCGCTGACATCAAGGAAGCCGTGATCGATCGGAAGGAAGACCTCAAGCGACTGAAGAAGGGCAAGGCCGATGAGAAAAAGATCGAGACGCTGGAGGCGGACATCCGCGAACAGGAAAAAGCGGCCCGCGATCTGGAAGCCGAGTCCGCCGCCATCGACGCAGCTGTGTTCGACCTGAAAGCGGTCAACCCGAATGCCGTGACGGTCGCGGACGAGCGCACGCCGGGCGAGATCATCGAGAGCATCGCGGCGCAGGGGCGCATCGTTACGGATGCACTGGCACGTTTGAATACGTTGATGACGGTGTCGCAGATACCAGAGTGA
- a CDS encoding cytochrome c5 family protein, giving the protein MAQQQDSSRAILIITIIVAIVLIVIIWPLSMIGKGRVTAGAGDEPEVRIQPVAKLELAKATAVKSDGKPRDGATVYNSVCMACHASGAAGAPKAGDKAAWAARMGAGTAAMVKSAINGKNAMPARGGNPDLSDAEVKAAVEYLLGLAK; this is encoded by the coding sequence ATGGCTCAGCAACAAGACTCTTCACGGGCAATTCTGATCATTACCATCATCGTTGCCATCGTTCTGATCGTCATCATCTGGCCGCTTTCCATGATCGGCAAAGGCCGCGTCACGGCGGGCGCCGGTGATGAGCCGGAAGTCCGCATTCAGCCGGTGGCGAAGCTGGAATTGGCGAAAGCCACTGCGGTGAAGAGCGACGGCAAGCCGCGCGACGGCGCTACCGTCTATAACTCGGTGTGCATGGCCTGCCACGCCAGCGGCGCAGCCGGCGCGCCGAAAGCGGGTGACAAGGCGGCCTGGGCTGCACGGATGGGCGCCGGCACGGCGGCGATGGTCAAGAGTGCCATCAACGGCAAGAATGCGATGCCGGCCAGGGGCGGAAATCCCGACCTGAGCGACGCCGAGGTCAAGGCGGCGGTCGAGTACCTGCTGGGTCTTGCCAAGTGA